In a genomic window of Borrelia maritima:
- a CDS encoding V-type ATP synthase subunit B, producing the protein MKRVYSKIESIAGNVITVTAQGIKYGELAIVKAKDTSSLAEVIKLDREKVSLQVYGGTRGVSTSDEIKFLGHSMQVSFSDNLLGRIFDGSGNPRDGGPSLDDSLIEIGGPSANPTKRIVPRNMIRTGLPMIDVFNTLVESQKLPIFSVSGEPYNELLVRIALQAEVDLIILGGMGLKHDDYLTFKDSLEKGGALSRAIFFVHTANDSVVESLTVPDISLAVAEKFALKGKKVLVLLTDMTNFADAMKEISITMEQVPSNRGYPGDLYSQLAYRYEKAIDFEGAGSITILAVTTMPGDDVTHPVPDNTGYITEGQYYLKGGRIEPFGSLSRLKQMVNSRTRDDHRTIMDSMIKLYASSKESVEKKAMGFNMTKWDEKLLKYSSMFESKMMDLSVNIPLEEALDLGWSILASCFSPKETGIKTDLIKKYWPKKETY; encoded by the coding sequence AATAACTGTTACAGCTCAAGGTATTAAGTACGGTGAGCTTGCTATTGTAAAAGCAAAAGATACAAGTTCTCTAGCCGAAGTAATTAAGCTTGATCGAGAAAAAGTTTCTCTTCAAGTTTATGGTGGTACAAGAGGTGTTTCCACATCAGACGAGATAAAGTTTTTAGGACATTCAATGCAAGTTTCATTTTCTGACAATTTGTTGGGCAGAATTTTTGATGGTTCTGGGAATCCTAGAGATGGAGGGCCTTCTCTTGATGACAGCTTGATTGAAATTGGTGGGCCTTCTGCGAATCCTACAAAACGTATTGTTCCTAGAAACATGATAAGGACAGGACTTCCAATGATAGATGTTTTTAACACTCTTGTTGAATCTCAAAAATTACCAATCTTTTCTGTTTCTGGTGAGCCCTATAATGAGCTTCTTGTGAGGATTGCACTTCAAGCAGAGGTTGATTTAATAATTCTTGGGGGGATGGGGCTTAAGCATGATGATTATTTAACTTTTAAAGATTCTTTAGAAAAAGGAGGCGCTTTAAGTAGAGCAATTTTTTTTGTTCATACTGCTAATGATTCTGTTGTTGAATCTTTAACTGTTCCTGATATTTCACTTGCTGTTGCTGAAAAGTTTGCTCTCAAGGGCAAAAAAGTCTTGGTGCTTCTCACAGACATGACAAATTTTGCTGATGCAATGAAAGAAATATCTATTACGATGGAGCAAGTGCCTTCTAACAGAGGTTATCCCGGGGATTTATATTCTCAGCTTGCATATCGTTATGAGAAAGCTATTGATTTTGAGGGTGCAGGATCGATTACAATACTTGCAGTTACAACTATGCCGGGTGATGATGTTACTCATCCTGTTCCTGACAATACTGGATACATTACAGAAGGTCAGTACTATTTAAAGGGTGGCAGGATAGAGCCTTTTGGATCGCTTTCAAGACTCAAGCAAATGGTAAACAGTAGAACTAGAGATGATCATAGGACTATAATGGATTCAATGATTAAACTTTATGCGTCTTCAAAAGAATCTGTAGAGAAGAAAGCTATGGGATTTAATATGACTAAGTGGGACGAGAAATTACTCAAGTATAGTAGCATGTTTGAAAGTAAGATGATGGATTTGTCTGTTAATATTCCCTTAGAAGAGGCTTTAGATTTGGGCTGGAGCATTCTTGCCAGTTGTTTTAGTCCAAAAGAAACGGGAATAAAAACAGACCTTATTAAAAAATATTGGCCTAAAAAAGAGACCTATTGA